DNA from Ptychodera flava strain L36383 chromosome 15, AS_Pfla_20210202, whole genome shotgun sequence:
ATGTGAAGATGTCGAAGACCACGCTAAACTGGTCGAGTGTCTGAGAGACGCCACATACGAAGAAATTGTTGAAGCCCAGGCGGGTACAATACTCGTTCCTGTCACCGACGACGAAATCATCACCGAACCTGTGGAAGATTTTGTACAGAATGGCGTCTTTAAAGACTACGACATTATGGTTGGTAGCAACAGCTTTGAAGGGACGTTGATGCTGCCGATTTTGCCTGATCCACTCGATCCAACCGATGACGGACTGGCTGAACCGGTGTTTAGGGCTCTCATAGCAGGGCAAGTGCACCTGTTCTTCGAGCAAAACGAAGACAAGCTCACAGACGCCGCTCTTTTCCAGTACACAGAGTGGAACGATCCTGATAATGGGCACGTAAGGACAGAGAAGTACAACGAATTCTTCAGCGATTTAACGTTCCTGGCCCCAACGGTGGCCAACGCTCGTCTTCACGCTCCTCCTCCTCCAGATCCACCACAACCTCCCACTGATCTACCACCCCTGCCAATTCCAATTCCTTTACCGTTTCCGGTTACTGGTATGCAGCTGAACATCCCGTCTAATGGACAAAGCAGAAACAGAAGTCCTAAAGATCGGCTGGCTGTGGAGAATCAGAAAAAGACTTACCACTACTTTTTCGATTTCCGCCCTAGCTTTTACACCGGGCCCTCGTACGTAAGTGGGGCCAGCCACGCCATGGAGATCCCGTTTGTATTCAGTCACACGCTTGAAATGCACGCCGCACCGTTCGTCAACACGACTATTCCAGCGGAGGAACTCTTCCTGAGTAAACAGATGTCATCGTATTGGACCAATTTTGCCAAGTCTGGGTAAGTACACAGTCAATATTAGTCAATATTAAAATCGATATATGTTCAATGCCCCGCCCTCTCTCATCCGACGTTCCGTTAATGGGCAGGTTGAATATACTTATTCGGGGAGAATTATCAGACAGTATCAGTATTCGGTATATTGTAAATAGGTAGCACTTTGCTAGGTTGATGAGAATATTCAATACCCGGCGAGTATCGGAGACGAATACGAACATGGACGGGAGAGACATGTTCAGtttattttgagaaacaaacaaCGATAAAAAGCAAACAGGTAATGCAGATTGTCAAACCTGGATCTGCTTTTGTGAGTGTATGTTTCCGTTAGTGTGCCTACGACGTTCTATGGCCAAAACAAATACTATCAACACAGCTTCTATAATAGAAATCAGACATTCGATAACCTTATTCGATTGTGAACCCGAATCAGCATCGATAATAACTCTCTGTGGTAAGGTTCGACTAAATAATAACCACAAGAACTGCAAACATGGTAAAGTCTTTTCGAACTGCACCATAATTTGTGACGTGGtgattaaagggccagtactgtaacttttggcgatttttcacttttttttgtattttatgtcaATGGCAAGCTCTCGTTCTACTCCCGAATGCATGTTAAAATTTCCCATATTGAGCTCGGCAACATAGCCTTTATAGATGTAGAATATACTGTTattaattacatttgaattctggtccggaccacAATTCACCagtcaacagtaacaatgcagtCTGCGCATGTACAGTCGAGATGACATGCTGAATACTGcgtatttcaacatttttagggAATTGAACAGGGAACAGTACCTCACATTTACAAAAATAGtggaacaaaaaaaatcaaaagttacggTATTGCATCTTGAAATTTAAGTACTCTCAATTTTATTGTGTTTACGAATAATGAGTATGTGGTTTGGAGGGTTGATAAcgttgacaaaatccatactcGAACTTAGATGCATGAGGCATTCCACGCTCTGTTTTCATGTTGAATTCTTTTCTCACAGGAATCCAAATGAACCAGACGGCAAAGAGTACATAAATGACGTTGAATGGAAAGCATTTGACAACGAGGATCAGTACTTACATTCATTTCTTCCCGAATATGACGGAGGATAATAACGTCCGTATGGATATCAGACCTGAGTACACAACATTTTGGCTTGACTACGCCATGAAACTGCTCAAAGACGAGCCGTGTGAGGAACCTGTAACAGCGCCACCTTGCGAGCCTTGTGATGTAAGCGGGAATGCCATGATTCTGCCTTGGAAGGTGTCGATTGTCGTACTTTTTGCATTTCTTACCACCATTATTTGTCACAGCTAGACGCTGCTTAGGAATAatgtatttcaattcatttttctgtttattctagCAGCCGTAAGGACACACAATCCTCAACAAAAAGTTCTCTAAGTGATTTTTGCTCATGTTCACATATTGCTTTTCTTGACAAGAACGGAATGCCGTTATAAACAGAATGCCGTTAAAACGTGACAATGTGTACAATATACATATTGGCATGTTTTTAACGGCATTCTGTTTATCGTTTTGACACGTTCGAGCGACGGATCTAACCTGAACAAAAAATAGCTTAAAGTTTAACTCCCCCGCTACTTACATGTAACTGCAGTGATTTTAATCAGCGATAACGACTTTATAAACAACTATCAGAAACATTTTacgattttcatttttctttaaaGTCTGTGTCGTGCATGTGTGTTCTGGCGTAAACCAAGCGGCGTCACGTTATAGTTAATGGATCTCACATTTTAGTCATTCATTATAAGCAACCAGCTTAATCAAGGATCAATATTCTTTGCGTACCACAGTTACCCTGTGGATCTTTACTGTTTAATTTTAATGGCTTTTTTCAGCGCTTTTTCgaagataaaatattcaaaagcgctTCACAAGTGAACAAGAAAAAATATGCAATGAACAAGAATATGATACGAGTAGAACCATAGACAAAAGACGAGAAGatgtttgaaatgtaaaaagcaatTCAATAAAAGCTTATCAGTGGAGttgataaaattattaaaaaagaaATGCCACTCGCCACTCTTGTTGCATCATTCTGAACGCGATATAACTTACTAAACAGCTAATTTGGCATGCTATATAAGATTAAAGTATCGAATAGTCGAGATGAGAGCTCATGAGAGCGTGAACAAGAATTTCAGTAATGTCTTGATTCAAATATTGACGAATTCGTCGGGGGTTGTATGAGTCGTGACTGGCTTTTTGACTTGGTGACACGGTGTTCCATCGACAAGCTTGAATCATGATAACCTACCAGGTTACGAACCCTATCAACAATTTTGATGCTGTCACAACTAATTCGAACATGGTCACAAGTTAATTTGGCAAGCTGTTGTTTGGTACCAAAAGTCACAACTTCTGTATtcttatcattattttttaacctCTGTTCAAACGTACAATTTTGAATATCAC
Protein-coding regions in this window:
- the LOC139150911 gene encoding neuroligin-4, X-linked-like, yielding MSALRNCLAILAGLCVSVSAIDLVVETTHGPVRGIRSEVSALNVTYFRAIPYAEPPVGDLRFSKPVDKEPWDPDHEFDATKFGVSCPQPMEYGGWMKEVLPSEEVDEDCLQLNIYVPNEEPEEPYAVMVWIHGGGFVIGQGMLYESSALSSLYGVIVVTINYRLGALGFISTKDEHLPGNYGLHDQILALRWVKNNAAFFGGDPNRITIFGESAGGFSCSILSHTSLIQGEELFHRAISQSGTLFPGIVPPVDMTIGFSETVGENLGCEDVEDHAKLVECLRDATYEEIVEAQAGTILVPVTDDEIITEPVEDFVQNGVFKDYDIMVGSNSFEGTLMLPILPDPLDPTDDGLAEPVFRALIAGQVHLFFEQNEDKLTDAALFQYTEWNDPDNGHVRTEKYNEFFSDLTFLAPTVANARLHAPPPPDPPQPPTDLPPLPIPIPLPFPVTGMQLNIPSNGQSRNRSPKDRLAVENQKKTYHYFFDFRPSFYTGPSYVSGASHAMEIPFVFSHTLEMHAAPFVNTTIPAEELFLSKQMSSYWTNFAKSGNPNEPDGKEYINDVEWKAFDNEDQYLHSFLPEYDGG